CCAGCAGGCTCTGATATGCCCTGAGCGCGTGGAAAGATTCAGGGTCCCTGTACCACTGCAGGAATGCGACAAAACGGGCGGGCAATGGGGTGCCTGCGCTGCGTAGTAAGGCGATAACCGATTCAAGCGAGCCGTCGAATTTCGAGTGCTTTCGCAGCATCTTCCGCGCCTCGGCGAGGTCCACATAGTTATAGAACGCCACATCCTCTGCGTTGTCGTAATCGGTGCGAAGGAGCCACTCCCGCAAGCCAATACGGTTGTCCGGCAGACGGAAGAAGTGTTCATCCGATAGCCGATAGACCACCACCGCCATCGCTTGCGGCGTGCGATGGTACACCTCAGCAAGCAGGTAGGCAAGCGATTCCAGCGAAACAGGTTGCCCGGTGTTGCGCAGGATGTTCTCCACAACCGCGTGGACAGGGCGTGCGCGATCTTCAAAACGCGTAGAAATCGTCCACCGTCGCTCGGTGGATATGAACAGGTCTGAGTTAGCACCCAGCACGTAGCGCAGGATGTCCATGTCCAGCGCCGGCAGGTTGCAGGCATTCTGCAGTTCCGACATCTTGGCGGGCTCTCTGAAATGCAGTAACGTGCTGGTCACAGTGGCTCTCAGGAAAGCCTGTGCAATTGTCTCTATATCTGGTGCGGTAACAGAGTTGCTCACGGCAAAACCTCCTCCTTCTGTCCGGCAATCACCGGCAGGTTAGTAGTGCTTTCGGCTATCAGGTCGTAGGCGGTAGCGTCGGTAATTCGTACAGTGATGAACTCACCCGGTTGGACGTTCCTTGCCCGCACGAGCACTGTCCCGTCCACCTCTGGCGCGTCGCGGAAGGAGCGGGCTATCCAGAGATGGCGTTGGGCTGGGTGCGCGGTTTCCACCAGCACCTCCATTTCGCGCCCAATCCACGCCCGGTTGCGTGCCAGCGAAATGCGTTGCTGCAGGCGCATCAGTCGATCGTAGCGGTGCTGAGCGACACGAGAGGGCACGCGGTTAGGTAGCTTTTCGGCAGGCGTGCCGTCCTCCGGCGAGAAGAGGAATACCCCTGCTCTGTCCAGCTGAGCCTCCTCGAGAAACGAAAGCAGGTTGGCGAAGTGCTCCTCCGTTTCACCCGGGAAGCCCACGATGAAGGTGCTGCGTATGGTCATGTCCGGGTTCGCTTCGCGCAGACGGCGAATCAGGCGCAGGTAAGGCTCTCTGCCCGGTGGACGCATCATCGCCCGCAGAATCTCGTCGTCCGCGTGTTGCAGGGGCATGTCCACATAAGGCACAACGCCGGGCGTACTCGCCAGCACATCTATCACTGCATCTGTCACGCGCGAAGGATAGCAATACAACACACGAATCCAGCGGAACACGCCCATCTCAGACAGCTCACGCAGCAAAAGGGGCAACATCTGTTTGCCGTAAAGGTCCAGTCCATACTGCGTGCTGTCCTGAGCGATGAGATTGACCTCCTGCACGCCACGCCGCGCGAGGTCTTCCGCCTCCGCCAGCACACGTTCCAGCGGTTTGCTCACATGTCCACCGCGAAAAGCGGGGATAGCACAAAAGGTGCATTTGTGGTCGCAGCCTTCAGAAATCTTCAGATACGCGCTCCAGGGGGCGGTAGAGAGCACACGCGTACCTGTTTGCGCCCAGCGATGCTGCGGGGGCGTATGCTCCACTACGGGGCGCTCCTGCGACAGGGTACGCTCCACAATCTCATGGATACGCGCCATCTGCCCCACACCGATCAGCGCATCTACCTCAGGTACCTGCTCTAACAGCTTCTGTCCGTATCGCTGTGAGAGACAGCCGGCGACAATGACCTTCGCTCCGCGGCGGCGTTTCCAGCGCAGCGCGTTGCGGATGGCGGACAACGACTCCTCCTTCGCGCTGGCGATGAATCCGCAGGTGTTGACGATGAGCACGTCGGCGCGAGATGTATCAGCGGTTAGCGTGTAGCCGTGCTCCGCCAGCACACCCAGCATCTCCTCGGCGTCCACCACATTTTTGGCGCAGCCGAGGTTCACTACCGCCACCGAAGGAGATTGTCCGTTGGAACGACCTGTCGCCATACACTCCTCACAAAAAATCGCACTTGCGTGCGCACATTAAGTATACCACGTTCACAGGGGACAGGTCAAAGAGGGGGGGCACAATAGGTTACGTAACCGTCACCATTCGCCCGAAGCCTGCGAACCGCCGAACAGACCACCCACCACCAGAAGACGCGACGGAGCACGCCCTCCACATCAGCCATGCCCCGCCGCCTCCGTAACGTTCACTCATCCCCCATCGCACCAAAGTTGCGCACGAGGATGCCGAAGTCGAATAGGGTG
This Armatimonadota bacterium DNA region includes the following protein-coding sequences:
- the rimO gene encoding ribosomal protein S12 methylthiotransferase RimO; translated protein: MATGRSNGQSPSVAVVNLGCAKNVVDAEEMLGVLAEHGYTLTADTSRADVLIVNTCGFIASAKEESLSAIRNALRWKRRRGAKVIVAGCLSQRYGQKLLEQVPEVDALIGVGQMARIHEIVERTLSQERPVVEHTPPQHRWAQTGTRVLSTAPWSAYLKISEGCDHKCTFCAIPAFRGGHVSKPLERVLAEAEDLARRGVQEVNLIAQDSTQYGLDLYGKQMLPLLLRELSEMGVFRWIRVLYCYPSRVTDAVIDVLASTPGVVPYVDMPLQHADDEILRAMMRPPGREPYLRLIRRLREANPDMTIRSTFIVGFPGETEEHFANLLSFLEEAQLDRAGVFLFSPEDGTPAEKLPNRVPSRVAQHRYDRLMRLQQRISLARNRAWIGREMEVLVETAHPAQRHLWIARSFRDAPEVDGTVLVRARNVQPGEFITVRITDATAYDLIAESTTNLPVIAGQKEEVLP